The nucleotide sequence GTGCTGAAACGGGCTGCTGTTCACAGATGAGAGATCCGGAGCTAAACGCTTTCGCGAGTCGTGCTTCTTTTTGCTACTGGTTTTAGTGATGTTTCGTTTTCATTGAACTTCCATTGTGAACCTTCCACGTGAAAACTTTTGGTTCATTGTCAGATTATGATTTCTTCCAGTAAATGTAAATAGGAATGtagtaggggcgacatagctcaggaggtaagagcgtttgtctggcagtctgaGGGTTGCCgattcgatcccccaccctgggtgtgtcgaagtgtccctgagcaagacacctaacccctaattgctcccaaccagctgattggtaccttgcatggcagcctttcatcgttggtttgtgagtgtgtgtgtgaatgggtgaatgagaggcatcaattgtaaagcgctttggataaaagcgcaaaataaatacaatccatttaccatttagtttCGCATGGTAAAAGTAGAGACATCTGAAATTGAAGTTCttaatcatttttcaaatatgagTTGGTCTCGTGTAATTCATGTGGTACTGGCAGGTATTTGACTCTGGTTATTAttgggtagttttttttttttgggggggggggggggggggcgggggggtgagtacatgttttccagaaatgttaaaatgtttccGCTAATAGAAAGTGTGCTATTTTGCCGAAGCTCCTGATAAACTGGCATGCACACAAAGCTCAAAATTAGCTTCCTTGGTCGCAAAATGAGCTGTATTTACAATGAATACTTCGTTTCAGACTTTCAGATTTTTGGTGGAAAGCTCAATAATTAAttctcaaatgcatttttgagaCTCTGGCTGACAATTAAGAATATTATATTAGTGCAGCCACACTCTGTTAActatggataagagcgtctgctaaatgcctgtaatgtaatgtagtatgGTACATAATTTTACAGATTCGAACTACTTGCATTTCCAGGAAAACGTAACTCCTCGACCTATTTCATTTAAGTATCCGCGATTTACGCAGCTTGGCTCTGTGGCTCGagatttctttgtttctgtaCCTGATTTTCTGTAACATGTACCTCCGCGTGGGGAGTCTGTGTGGTAACAGGCATGTAAACTGTGAAATATGACgcaattgatttaaaaaaagcttgtttACATTCGATACAGAACTGAGGATTGGCAATGACGGCTCATGTAATGTCCGAAATCAACCTATAAAAAGAGTAGGTACTAAAAAGAGTTCATAGTTTTATTGTAAAAAGAGTTGTTTTATTTGGTTGAAAATTACGTGGTAATCGCTTAAGTTGAAATATCAGTAATTGAAATATAAAGTCACGTTCTGACGTATACTGTAGATAACATGCAATTTTTAGAAATGACTCTGAGAGTCGCTGTTGACCAGCGAGGGAGGGATAGATGCGCCTCTCCTCCCACTAGTGTAATATTCAGAGAGGGGAGCCTTTCTCCTGCGCCGCGTGAAAAACACCCATCAGACCGAGTGCTGATTCCATTCCTGGTTCTTGTTTCATGAGCCGTATTGTCTTTACCCATTTAAATATCAAGCCGTAGGATTCTATCTGAAATatggaaaattgaaaatgggATCCAGAGGACCATCTGTGTGCGTCTCGGTGTTATGTTTGGTTTTCTTTATCCTCGCGCTGCCGCTCTGCCTGGGCGATGTGAGCTATTCTATTCCGGAGGAGTTGAAACGCGGATCTGTCATTGGAAATATAGCGAAGGACCTCGGACTCGATGTTAAAGGAATCTCAGCTCGCAATGCCCGTATTGAATCAGAACGGAGCAGCGAACGTTATTGTAACATTAATATGAACACTGGTGATTTGATTGTTGCCGGGAGGATTGACAGGGAAGAGCATTGTGGACCGAGAGTTTCCTGTTCTTTAAAATACGAGCTCGTGCTGGAGAACCCTCTGGAATTACATCGCATTTTGCTGCAAATTCAGGATATAAACGACAATTCTCCTCGGTTTCCGAATGAGGTAATTAAACTGGAAATAAGAGAATCTTCCGTTAAAGGCGCCCGCTTCCCATTAGACCAAGCCCACGATGCGGATATAGGACAGAACGCGGTTCAGAGCTACACGCTACAAAGGAATGagcattttgttttggctgttcATACGAACACAGACGGAGGCAAATACGGCGAGTTATTACTAGAAAAAGAGCTGGATCGGGAGGAGCAGAAGGAGGCGACATTATTACTTACTGCCGCTGACGGAGGGAGTCCACAGAGATCTGCTACTGTAGTTATACAGGTCACTGTGCTGGATGCTAACGATAATATCCCCGTGTTTAGCCAGGCTGTGTATAAAGTCAGTCTGCCTGAAAACTCTCCTTTAGGTGCTGTAGTACTTACAGTCAGCGCCACTGATGCAGACGAGGGCGCTAACGGCCAAGTGACGTATGAGTTCAGTGGTATATCCACTAGAGCGAAAAGAATGTTTGGAATTACAAGGGAAACTGGGGAGATTAAAGTGATCGGATCAATAGATTTTGAAGAGGAATCATATTATGAAATGCAAATCCAAGCGAAAGATGGTTCGGGTTTATCCTCGAATGCAAAGGTGATTATCGAAATCACTGATGTGAATGACAACGCCCCGGTGATATTTCTGAAATCTCTGAACAGCCCCATCCCTGAGAGCGCGCTACCTGGCACAGAGGTGGGCATCATTAATGTTCAGGATAAAGACTCCGGGGCAAATAGACAGGTCCGCTGCTCCATTCAGCAGAATGTTCCTTTCAAGTTAACCCCCTCTATCAAAAACTACTACTCACTGGTGACTACAGGAGAACTGGACCGGGAACTAGTAACGGATTATAACATCACAATCACTGCTACTGACGAGGGCTCTCCACCCTTATCCTCCTCAAAGACTGTGCAGTTGTCTGTGTCAGACGTCAATGACAACCCGCCTGTGTTTGATGAGCAGTCTTACAGCGCCTCTGTGGCTGAAAATAACAAACCTGgctcctctgttctctctgtgagCGCGAGAGACCCGGACTGGAGACAGAACGGCACGGTTTTCTATTCTCTGCTGTCCGGTGAGATCAGCGGTGTTCCGGTGTCCTCGTTTTTATCCATTAACGGAGACACGGGGGTGATCCATGCTGTCAGATCATTTGATTATGAGCAGCTGAGAAGCTTCAAAGTCCTCCTTGTTGCCAGGGACAACGGTTCTCCTCCGCTCAGCAGTAACGTGACTGTGAGCGTGCTGATAACTGATGAGAATGATAACTCTCCACAGATACTATACCCTGCTCCAACAGGGAACTCCTTCATGACAGAGATGGTCCCCAAAGCTGCTCACGCAGGCTCTCTGGTTTCCAAGGTGATAGCTGTGGATGCGGACTCTGGACAGAACGCGTGGCTGTCCTATCAGATCGTGAAATCCACTGATCCGGGACTTTTCACTATTGGGGTCCACAGCGGAGAGATCCGGGTCCAGCGGGACATTTCTGAATCCGATGCCATGAAGCAGAGCCTTGTTATCTCAGTGAAAGATAACGgacagccctctctctctgcaaccTGCGCAGTGTATTTACTGATTTCAGATAACCTGGCTGAAGTCCATCAGCTGAAAGACATGTCTTATGAGGAGAACAATTCCAAACTAACTTCATATTTGATCATTGCACTGGTGTCCGTCTCCACCTTCTTCCTGACGTTCATTATTCTGATGGTGGCAGTGAGATTTTGCCGCAGAAGAAAGCCCAGACTGTTGTTTGACGGCGCGGTTGCCATCCCCAGCGCATATTTCCCTCCCAACTACGCAGAGGTGGAGGGAGCAGGAACTCTGCGCAGTTCTTACAATTATGACGCGTACCTAACCACGGGCTCGCGCACCAGCGACTTCAAGTTCGTCAGATCTTACAATGACGTCACAATGGTCGCTGATCAGACCCTGAAGAGGAGCCCAAATGAAACCAGTGAGCAGGAAGGCGGAAATGATGGCGAATCAACAGGCTCTGCTCTGGTAAATAGATTTTACGTCAAAATATTTtcgttttgctttttttgtactGGAGTTGTTCATGGCGGTTAGACTTGTCCTCGTTTTGCTTGTCTTTGCATCTGTCTTTAATCTTGAATATTGctctgaagtatttttttttttttttttgcagtacacAGTGCAATAATGTCTTTTGAATTTAACAGAGTGAATATGAGGTGACTCCATTCTggttaatgtaaatgttttcaacAAATTTTTTCTAGTCTACTTGTCTAGTTTcttggaaataaatatttttaagttttctttATTCACGTCAATCAGCCATGGTATGATTTGGGGCAGACGTTTTTATATTAAAtgcatgtgttgtttttttttttttgttgatatttgAATCGCGTTTTGGTCTGAActgtccatttttaaatatactcTTTGTTCAAAACTTTTGGAATGTATTTTGTCTTTCACACAATTACTGGTTGAGGTTCATACTCCACTAGATCAGTTGATTAAATGTGAAAGTGTTTTgatgaatacattatttttcatttctgaaccTTTTTGTTGGAAATGTCGTATTTAGCTTTCCATCATATCATTGACAGTTAATAACCGGTTACATATCTAGCACGAACTGTGATTTTCAGAATAGcaatatcaatacttttatcAGTGTCTCATTAATACCTTTTGATATTTTCGAAATGTTCAAtctttacattttcatgcattttaaacCTGCATCATGATCAAAGTCGGTCATTGTTCTGCAGTGTCCCGCTCTCCCGTTTGTACAGCGTGTGTTGTTCCCAGTGTTGCTGTTCACAGCGATGGTGCTGAAAGCAGTTCATTTGTTGGCAAGTGATCCGGAGTTTCAAATCTTCTGAGAGTGGTCCTTCTGTTCTCTCCAGATGTTTCTGGcgtttgttttattgaatttctGGTGTGATCAAGTCAGCGGACAAACAGCCGAATATGTTTTACCGACGGATGATATATTCCAGTCTAATAAGATACTGGATTTTGACATGTCTGAAAGCaggtcattttaaattattctttgaACAGTGTTTTCAAATTGACATTTTGAACATTTCGGAAGCAGAATTGGAAATTCCACGGGTCAGAAATAAAGAGTCCTGccttgtgtttcttccacccatgaacgcTGCCAGCGGATTTTACTAATTCCTTATTCCTCCTGGCTGGAGAattgtgctaatgagcaaagCCAGgcgattggaacaaaatactggggatgACTTTTAGTTTctggacctggattttccacctcggTTGGGAAGCAGTCAATTGACCCTCGCTGTTAGGCGTTTTTGAGATAATGTTGAGTCGTaaggtgttttattttatgtgccCGCTACTGTACATTATTAAGGCCATATCACTCAGCTAATACCAGAAGCACTTCAGCTGGTAGCTAGAATTAGGCCGCAGGGAATGACTAATTTTGATGCTCTGTGTTCTGAACTGTCTAGTTAGGATGCACAATGAGGTGTCGCAACACAAGTGACTGTCATTTCAAATCCTCTGatttttaaacaatgcattatttattcatgtatttatttacccaCCGCTGCTTTGGCGAAAAGCTTGGCAAAACAGCTATTCCTATATAGCGTATCACAAGTGTATATATCACTATTTTCCAGTGAAGAAacaatttaatctttttttttttttcttcaaactgTTCCAGTGGAATTAATCTCATAAATGTGGTGATTTAGTTGAAATGTGAAGTTTCCAAAAAGCAGGGACATTAAAAAATGCTGAGCTTAAGTTCTGCACAATGTGTTTTCcaggaagaaaaatgaatgttcaTCTTACCCTAAATATAATATCAGTGATTTATACGGTTTGACAATTACATGGCTGTGCTTCCCACGTATTATCATTTCTATGTTGCGCCTGATTTCCTTTAAACTTAGATTCAGGATTGGGAGTGTGTGACGTAACCACAGTAACCAGCCATCCAAATAACGTCATTTGAAGTGTTGGAAAACATTATATACAGAACTGAGGAATGACCGTGACGGCTCAGACAGTAACCGAAATGAACACTGACGCATTTGAAATAGCAATGtgctttttttgaaaatagaaaaagtatatactttttttttcgttttaaaatatatgtttagATTGAAGAGGCAAAACTGTGTAGATTTTTGTATTTACCTTGCATGTCCCAAAAGTCTACATacgtttatatatttatttagaatgTTAAACACACTCTTGCTATTGATTGATGTGTTTTGTCCAAGTCTGATAATTTATTTGGGATTTTGCGATGAAATGGGTCGCTCAATCACAGTGTGCTGTTTGATGGGAATACGGTGTTGTCTGGAAAACGAAATTCACACATTAAGCTTTTCGGAGACCTATTTTGCCATTGAGGTAGCGTttgttcttattcttcttcAGTTAAAAACACCATCAATGTGTAAAATACAGTTTTGACGGCACGCGCTGAAATATAGATTATATCGTgcagtgttaaaaaaatgtctgcgAGTGTCGCTGTTGGCCAGCGAGGGGGCGATAGATCCGCCTCTCCTCCCACTAGTGTAATATTCAGAGAGGGGAGCCTTTCTCCTGCGCcgagaaaaacacacatcagaCCGAGTGCTGATTCCATTCCAGCTTCTTGTTTAatgaatagttttgtttttgcatattgAAATATCAGGCCGTTGGATTGTATCTGAAAAACGTTGGTGTTCGATGTGGAAAATGGGATCCAGAGGACTATCTGTGTGCGTCTCGATTTTCTGTTTGGCTTTCTTTATCCTCGCGCTGCCGCCCAGCCTGGGAGATGTGAGCTATTCTATTCCGGAGGAGATGAAACGCGGGTCTGTCATTGGGAATATAGCGAAGGACCTCGGA is from Anguilla anguilla isolate fAngAng1 chromosome 9, fAngAng1.pri, whole genome shotgun sequence and encodes:
- the LOC118235439 gene encoding protocadherin beta-15-like isoform X20 — translated: MGSRGPSVCVSVLCLVFFILALPLCLGDVSYSIPEELKRGSVIGNIAKDLGLDVKGISARNARIESERSSERYCNINMNTGDLIVAGRIDREEHCGPRVSCSLKYELVLENPLELHRILLQIQDINDNSPRFPNEVIKLEIRESSVKGARFPLDQAHDADIGQNAVQSYTLQRNEHFVLAVHTNTDGGKYGELLLEKELDREEQKEATLLLTAADGGSPQRSATVVIQVTVLDANDNIPVFSQAVYKVSLPENSPLGAVVLTVSATDADEGANGQVTYEFSGISTRAKRMFGITRETGEIKVIGSIDFEEESYYEMQIQAKDGSGLSSNAKVIIEITDVNDNAPVIFLKSLNSPIPESALPGTEVGIINVQDKDSGANRQVRCSIQQNVPFKLTPSIKNYYSLVTTGELDRELVTDYNITITATDEGSPPLSSSKTVQLSVSDVNDNPPVFDEQSYSASVAENNKPGSSVLSVSARDPDWRQNGTVFYSLLSGEISGVPVSSFLSINGDTGVIHAVRSFDYEQLRSFKVLLVARDNGSPPLSSNVTVSVLITDENDNSPQILYPAPTGNSFMTEMVPKAAHAGSLVSKVIAVDADSGQNAWLSYQIVKSTDPGLFTIGVHSGEIRVQRDISESDAMKQSLVISVKDNGQPSLSATCAVYLLISDNLAEVHQLKDMSYEENNSKLTSYLIIALVSVSTFFLTFIILMVAVRFCRRRKPRLLFDGAVAIPSAYFPPNYAEVEGAGTLRSSYNYDAYLTTGSRTSDFKFVRSYNDVTMVADQTLKRSPNETSEQEGGNDGESTGSALKTPSDWHFSQNQRPGTSGGRPQGTQERWHPHGNSRAGPRPEDSGAVSGTSPWPNPPTEAEQLQALMAAANEVSDATATLGQRYNPQFTLQNVPDYRQNVYIPGSTATLTANQQQPPQPALPQPPPPTDAPKPAQTPASKKKSTKKDKK
- the LOC118235439 gene encoding protocadherin beta-15-like isoform X15 gives rise to the protein MGSRGPSVCVSVLCLVFFILALPLCLGDVSYSIPEELKRGSVIGNIAKDLGLDVKGISARNARIESERSSERYCNINMNTGDLIVAGRIDREEHCGPRVSCSLKYELVLENPLELHRILLQIQDINDNSPRFPNEVIKLEIRESSVKGARFPLDQAHDADIGQNAVQSYTLQRNEHFVLAVHTNTDGGKYGELLLEKELDREEQKEATLLLTAADGGSPQRSATVVIQVTVLDANDNIPVFSQAVYKVSLPENSPLGAVVLTVSATDADEGANGQVTYEFSGISTRAKRMFGITRETGEIKVIGSIDFEEESYYEMQIQAKDGSGLSSNAKVIIEITDVNDNAPVIFLKSLNSPIPESALPGTEVGIINVQDKDSGANRQVRCSIQQNVPFKLTPSIKNYYSLVTTGELDRELVTDYNITITATDEGSPPLSSSKTVQLSVSDVNDNPPVFDEQSYSASVAENNKPGSSVLSVSARDPDWRQNGTVFYSLLSGEISGVPVSSFLSINGDTGVIHAVRSFDYEQLRSFKVLLVARDNGSPPLSSNVTVSVLITDENDNSPQILYPAPTGNSFMTEMVPKAAHAGSLVSKVIAVDADSGQNAWLSYQIVKSTDPGLFTIGVHSGEIRVQRDISESDAMKQSLVISVKDNGQPSLSATCAVYLLISDNLAEVHQLKDMSYEENNSKLTSYLIIALVSVSTFFLTFIILMVAVRFCRRRKPRLLFDGAVAIPSAYFPPNYAEVEGAGTLRSSYNYDAYLTTGSRTSDFKFVRSYNDVTMVADQTLKRSPNETSEQEGGNDGESTGSALKTPSDWHFSQNQRPGTSGRGRPQGTQERWHPHGNSRAGPRPEDSGAVSGTSPWPNPPTEAEQLQALMAAANEVSDATATLGQRYNPQFTLQNVPDYRQNVYIPGSTATLTANQQQPPQPALPQPPPPTDAPKPAQTPASKKKSTKKDKK
- the LOC118235439 gene encoding protocadherin beta-15-like isoform X40; protein product: MGSRGPSVCVSVLCLVFFILALPLCLGDVSYSIPEELKRGSVIGNIAKDLGLDVKGISARNARIESERSSERYCNINMNTGDLIVAGRIDREEHCGPRVSCSLKYELVLENPLELHRILLQIQDINDNSPRFPNEVIKLEIRESSVKGARFPLDQAHDADIGQNAVQSYTLQRNEHFVLAVHTNTDGGKYGELLLEKELDREEQKEATLLLTAADGGSPQRSATVVIQVTVLDANDNIPVFSQAVYKVSLPENSPLGAVVLTVSATDADEGANGQVTYEFSGISTRAKRMFGITRETGEIKVIGSIDFEEESYYEMQIQAKDGSGLSSNAKVIIEITDVNDNAPVIFLKSLNSPIPESALPGTEVGIINVQDKDSGANRQVRCSIQQNVPFKLTPSIKNYYSLVTTGELDRELVTDYNITITATDEGSPPLSSSKTVQLSVSDVNDNPPVFDEQSYSASVAENNKPGSSVLSVSARDPDWRQNGTVFYSLLSGEISGVPVSSFLSINGDTGVIHAVRSFDYEQLRSFKVLLVARDNGSPPLSSNVTVSVLITDENDNSPQILYPAPTGNSFMTEMVPKAAHAGSLVSKVIAVDADSGQNAWLSYQIVKSTDPGLFTIGVHSGEIRVQRDISESDAMKQSLVISVKDNGQPSLSATCAVYLLISDNLAEVHQLKDMSYEENNSKLTSYLIIALVSVSTFFLTFIILMVAVRFCRRRKPRLLFDGAVAIPSAYFPPNYAEVEGAGTLRSSYNYDAYLTTGSRTSDFKFVRSYNDVTMVADQTLKRSPNETSEQEGGNDGESTGSALKTPSDWHFSQNQRPGTSGAGPRPEDSGAVSGTSPWPNPPTEAEQLQALMAAANEVSDATATLGQRYNPQFTLQNVPDYRQNVYIPGSTATLTANQQQPPQPALPQPPPPTDAPKPAQTPASKKKSTKKDKK